The following proteins are co-located in the Solanum pennellii chromosome 1, SPENNV200 genome:
- the LOC107017570 gene encoding uncharacterized protein LOC107017570, whose translation MQEVVKKEIIKWLDDRVIYPIADSMWVCPVQCVPKKWGMTMVPNEKNELVPIRAVTGWRVCIDYQKLNAWTEKDHSPVTFMDQMFDRLVGKGWYCFDGYSDYNQISIASEDQETQPLLVFVELLHSRGFHSGCIMH comes from the coding sequence ATGCAAGAAGTAGTGAAAAAGgagattattaagtggttggatgacAGAGTCATATATCCGATCGCTGATAGTAtgtgggtatgccctgttcaatGTGTGCCTAAGAAATGGGGAATGACTATGGTCCcgaatgagaaaaatgagcttgttccaattAGGGCGGTGACTGGATGGAGAGTGTGTATTGATTACCAGaaattgaatgcatggactgagaaggaccattcTCCCGTGActttcatggatcagatgttcgATAGACTTGTAGGAAAGGGGTGGTATTGTTTTGATGGTTATTCGGATTACaaccaaatctctattgcaTCGGAAGATCAAGAGACACAACCTTTACTTGTCTTTGTGGAACTTTTGCATTCAAGAGGATTCCATTCGGGTTGTATAATGCACTGA